From Salvia splendens isolate huo1 chromosome 3, SspV2, whole genome shotgun sequence, a single genomic window includes:
- the LOC121794904 gene encoding uncharacterized protein LOC121794904 isoform X1 codes for MLYYKNSSFHSAWKLKNLRHIFSSCFENMRAYRIYSCLQHRGVRRICSSFTLFSRIHEYDPSSKPGLYAILGAINATCISPKPTSCFASITAFRHLHATSSIHNHDGADEASDESNGEVEPIDSWEEEDEAEPEVGDGGGVVLNNCPWGEKALSIAQEVLREFSEEMQLYAFKTSPRGYIYVRLDKLSNEYGCPSMDEIEAFSRQYKISLDEEIPDDLALEVSSPGADRLLRVPDDLLRFKDMAMIVNYLEDSDTRSPEKEVVYLLDSIETESKCCVWKLADVRENRDPAAKGRPMSRKQRDCRLKLPYHVIKQVKLYMGF; via the exons ATGCTATATTACAAAAACTCAAGCTTCCACTCTGCGTGGAAATTGAAGAATCTACGCCATATTTTCTCATCCTGCTTCGAAAATATGAGAGCTTATAGGATTTACAGCTGCTTACAACACAGAGGTGTAAGGAGAATATGTTCTTCTTTTACTCTTTTTTCTCGCATTCATGAATATGACCCCTCATCAAAACCGGGTCTTTATGCCATTCTTGGCGCCATCAATGCTACCTGCATTTCTCCCAAACCCACATCGTGTTTTGCGTCTATCACCGCTTTTCGCCACTTACACGCCACTTCTTCTATTCATAACCACGACGGTGCTGATG AAGCTTCAGATGAATCAAATGGAGAAGTGGAACCAATTGATTCGTGGGAGGAAGAGGATGAAGCTGAGCCTGAG GTTGGTGATGGTGGAGGAGTTGTTCTTAACAATTGCCCTTGGGGTGAGAAAGCATTATCTATAGCTCAAGAAGTTCTTCGGGAGTTTAGTGAAGAGATGCAGCTCTATGCGTTCAAAACGTCTCCTCGAGGTTACATCTATGTGAGACTAGATAAACTTTCAAATGA ATACGGGTGTCCCAGCATGGATGAGATTGAGGCTTTCAGTCGCCAATATAAGATATCATTGGATGAAGAAATCCCAGATGATTTAGCTCTTGAA GTATCGAGCCCTGGTGCAGATCGGTTGCTGAGAGTACCGGATGACCTGCTGAGGTTCAAGGATATGGCAATGATTGTCAACTATTTGGAAGATTCAGATACCAGATCCCCAGAAAAGGAAGTAGTGTACCTTCTCGACTCCATTGAAACAGAGTCGAAATGCTGTGTTTGGAAGCTGGCAGACGTGAGGGAGAATCGAGACCCTGCAGCTAAGGGAAGGCCAATGAGCCGCAAACAGAGAGATTGCAGGCTAAAACTACCGTACCATGTGATAAAGCAGGTAAAACTTTACATGGGTTTTTAG
- the LOC121794904 gene encoding uncharacterized protein LOC121794904 isoform X2 → MLYYKNSSFHSAWKLKNLRHIFSSCFENMRAYRIYSCLQHRGVRRICSSFTLFSRIHEYDPSSKPGLYAILGAINATCISPKPTSCFASITAFRHLHATSSIHNHDGADASDESNGEVEPIDSWEEEDEAEPEVGDGGGVVLNNCPWGEKALSIAQEVLREFSEEMQLYAFKTSPRGYIYVRLDKLSNEYGCPSMDEIEAFSRQYKISLDEEIPDDLALEVSSPGADRLLRVPDDLLRFKDMAMIVNYLEDSDTRSPEKEVVYLLDSIETESKCCVWKLADVRENRDPAAKGRPMSRKQRDCRLKLPYHVIKQVKLYMGF, encoded by the exons ATGCTATATTACAAAAACTCAAGCTTCCACTCTGCGTGGAAATTGAAGAATCTACGCCATATTTTCTCATCCTGCTTCGAAAATATGAGAGCTTATAGGATTTACAGCTGCTTACAACACAGAGGTGTAAGGAGAATATGTTCTTCTTTTACTCTTTTTTCTCGCATTCATGAATATGACCCCTCATCAAAACCGGGTCTTTATGCCATTCTTGGCGCCATCAATGCTACCTGCATTTCTCCCAAACCCACATCGTGTTTTGCGTCTATCACCGCTTTTCGCCACTTACACGCCACTTCTTCTATTCATAACCACGACGGTGCTGATG CTTCAGATGAATCAAATGGAGAAGTGGAACCAATTGATTCGTGGGAGGAAGAGGATGAAGCTGAGCCTGAG GTTGGTGATGGTGGAGGAGTTGTTCTTAACAATTGCCCTTGGGGTGAGAAAGCATTATCTATAGCTCAAGAAGTTCTTCGGGAGTTTAGTGAAGAGATGCAGCTCTATGCGTTCAAAACGTCTCCTCGAGGTTACATCTATGTGAGACTAGATAAACTTTCAAATGA ATACGGGTGTCCCAGCATGGATGAGATTGAGGCTTTCAGTCGCCAATATAAGATATCATTGGATGAAGAAATCCCAGATGATTTAGCTCTTGAA GTATCGAGCCCTGGTGCAGATCGGTTGCTGAGAGTACCGGATGACCTGCTGAGGTTCAAGGATATGGCAATGATTGTCAACTATTTGGAAGATTCAGATACCAGATCCCCAGAAAAGGAAGTAGTGTACCTTCTCGACTCCATTGAAACAGAGTCGAAATGCTGTGTTTGGAAGCTGGCAGACGTGAGGGAGAATCGAGACCCTGCAGCTAAGGGAAGGCCAATGAGCCGCAAACAGAGAGATTGCAGGCTAAAACTACCGTACCATGTGATAAAGCAGGTAAAACTTTACATGGGTTTTTAG
- the LOC121794903 gene encoding probable RNA-dependent RNA polymerase 1, which produces MRKTLHVSGFPKLIAAEEVKKFLEDRTCPGAVEALEVRPGKRGSRAYAKVQFTSREYAEDIIHLANIGLYYYMGTSRSYLKAFEQDTNFVNPKAFKHEMDGVTLNFGCQVSKQKFSVLWRAQDVSVKFGAGLKKFHFFLSHRNVEYRLQLSYENIWQIVLHNSSGRTAKLLLIQLYGAPRIHKKLDSIYCFFKDIPDDQWIRTTDFTPSCIGQSSGMCLQIPHGTKLPDFKHNFVYYSVSDTPLVLENGAPFSADSPLVPIVQPPRGVELPYRLLFKVCTLVQNGCIPGMKLDREFFRCVNPEMYDIRYIEHALEKLYFLKECCYDPVAWLREQYHKYQTSEELPKSPTISLDDGLVYVHRVQVTPTKVYFAGPEVNMSNRVLRQFSGHIDNFLRVSFVDEEWDKMYSTDLSPRVATSIGNGRTKLYERVLSTLRNGIRIGDKKFEFLAFSSSQLRENSLWMFAASARNLNADFIRQWMGDFSSIRNVAKYAARLGQSFGSSTETLSVAREEVERIPDVKVVTDGTTYTFSDGIGKISSDFARRVAYKCKIRGSVPSAFQIRYGGYKGVVAVDPTSWVKLSLRDSMLKYQSDNTKLDVLSWSKYQPCFMNRQIITLLSTLGVSDRVFLVKQREAVAQLDAILVDPLKAEEALDLMAPGENTNILKEMLKCGYKPDEEPFLSMMLQNFRSAKLLDLRVKARIFVPQARQMMGCMDETGTLEYGQVFVQFSGTGSSGDSTGFKYTITGKVAVAKNPCLHPGDVRVLRAVNVPELSHMVDCVVFPQKGKRPHPNECSGSDLDGDIYFVCWDPQLIPPRQESPMTYNPAPNTQLDHDVTIEEVEEYFTNYIVNDSLGIIANAHTVFADREFSMALSSPCVELARLFSVAVDFPKTGIPAEIPPYLRVKEYPDFMDKPDKTTYQSERVIGKLYREVKDIAPHTSSVKSFTIEVAIKSYDSDMEVEGFREYIDEAFEYKTEYDYKLGNLMDYYGIKTEAEILSGAIMKTSKTFDRRKDADAIGAAVRALRSEARSWFKNGSESRDAYAMASAWYHVTYDSSFYGCYNVGMNRRVHYISFPWCVYDKLVQIKRDSLNRHFRRGLSLG; this is translated from the exons ATGAGAAAGACACTTCATGTTTCTGGTTTCCCCAAACTTATTGCTGCTGAAGAAGTGAAAAAGTTCTTGGAGGACCGTACGTGCCCGGGAGCTGTGGAGGCGCTAGAAGTGAGGCCGGGGAAGAGGGGTTCGAGGGCTTATGCCAAAGTCCAGTTTACAAGTAGAGAATATGCTGAGGATATCATACATTTGGCAAATATTGGCCTCTATTATTATATGGGAACTAGTCGCTCTTATTTAAAGGCTTTTGAACAGGATACCAACTTTGTGAATCCTAAAGCATTTAAACATGAAATGGATGGTGTGACTCTGAATTTTGGGTGTCAGGTGTCTAAACAAAAGTTTTCTGTGCTATGGAGAGCTCAAGATGTTTCTGTTAAATTTGGAGCAGGGCTGAAGAAATTTCACTTCTTTTTGAGCCATCGTAATGTTGAATACAGGCTTCAGCTGTCGTACGAAAATATATGGCAGATTGTGCTGCATAATTCGAGTGGTCGAACTGCAAAGCTTCTTCTCATACAG TTATATGGAGCTCCTCGGATCCACAAGAAGCTCGATtcaatttattgttttttcaAGGATATTCCGGATGATCAGTGGATTAGGACGACAGATTTCACTCCATCATGTATCGGACAATCTTCTGGCATGTGTCTCCAGATTCCTCATGGCACGAAGCTCCCAGATTTTAAGCACAACTTTGTATACTACAGTGTAAGTGACACACCATTGGTCTTAGAGAATGGAGCCCCGTTCTCTGCAGATTCACCTCTGGTTCCGATTGTGCAACCCCCACGTGGGGTTGAGCTGCCTTACAGATTATTGTTCAAGGTCTGCACGTTGGTGCAAAACGGATGCATTCCTGGAATGAAACTAGATAGAGAATTTTTCCGTTGTGTGAATCCCGAAATGTATGATATTAGATACATAGAGCATGCATTAGAAAAGCTTTACTTTCTAAAGGAATGCTGCTATGATCCTGTGGCATGGCTTCGTGAGCAATACCATAAGTACCAAACATCCGAGGAACTACCTAAATCTCCTACCATTAGTTTGGACGATGGTCTGGTGTATGTTCACCGGGTTCAAGTTACTCCAACCAAAGTCTACTTCGCTGGACCTGAAGTGAACATGTCAAACCGTGTCCTCCGCCAATTTTCTGGCCACATTGACAATTTCCTTCGTGTTTCGTTCGTTGATGAGGAGTGGGATAAGATGTATTCAACTGACCTATCTCCAAGGGTAGCCACCTCTATTGGCAATGGAAGGACAAAGCTGTACGAGAGAGTACTTTCTACCTTGAGGAATGGCATAAGAATAGGGGACAAGAAGTTTGAATTTCTTGCATTCTCCTCGAGTCAGTTGAGGGAGAATTCCCTCTGGATGTTTGCTGCTTCAGCTAGAAACCTCAATGCTGATTTTATAAGGCAGTGGATGGGTGATTTCAGTTCCATACGGAATGTCGCAAAGTATGCTGCAAGGCTTGGTCAGTCCTTTGGTTCGTCGACAGAAACACTAAGTGTTGCTCGGGAAGAGGTTGAAAGAATCCCTGATGTTAAGGTTGTTACAGATGGAACCACATATACCTTTTCTGATGGGATAGGGAAAATATCATCTGATTTTGCTCGAAGGGTTGCTTATAAATGTAAAATCAGAGGTAGTGTTCCATCTGCCTTTCAGATCAGGTACGGTGGCTACAAAGGTGTCGTTGCAGTCGATCCCACTTCATGGGTAAAGCTGTCATTGAGGGATAGTATGCTGAAGTATCAATCAGACAACACGAAGCTAGATGTTCTATCATGGAGCAAGTATCAACCGTGTTTCATGAATCGCCAGATCATCACACTCTTGTCCACCCTCGGAGTGAGTGATCGCGTCTTTCTGGTGAAGCAGAGGGAGGCAGTAGCTCAGCTCGATGCTATCTTAGTCGATCCACTAAAAGCTGAGGAAGCACTGGACTTGATGGCTCCCGGAGAAAATACCAACATCTTGAAAGAAATGTTGAAATGCGGCTACAAGCCTGATGAAGAGCCGTTTCTCTCAATGATGCTGCAGAATTTCCGCTCAGCAAAACTGCTCGATTTACGGGTGAAGGCAAGAATATTCGTCCCACAAGCTCGCCAAATGATGGGATGTATGGATGAAACTGGCACCTTGGAATACGGACAGGTGTTTGTGCAATTTTCAGGCACCGGAAGCAGTGGGGATTCAACTGGCTTCAAGTACACCATTACAGGAAAGGTAGCTGTGGCTAAGAACCCGTGTCTGCACCCGGGCGACGTCCGTGTTCTCAGAGCTGTCAACGTGCCAGAACTAAGCCACATGGTGGACTGCGTCGTCTTCCCACAAAAGGGAAAGAG ACCTCATCCAAATGAGTGCTCTGGGAGTGATTTGGATGGAGACATATACTTCGTGTGTTGGGATCCTCAGTTGATTCCGCCTCGTCAAGAATCTCCGATGACTTATAATCCTGCTCCAAACACACAACTTGATCATGATGTTACCATTGAG GAAGTTGAAGAATACTTCACAAATTACATTGTTAACGACAGTTTGGGGATCATAGCCAATGCACATACTGTCTTTGCTGACAGAGAGTTTAGCATGGCATTAAGCAGTCCATGTGTAGAGCTGGCCAGACTTTTCTCAGTTGCAGTCGACTTTCCCAAGACCGGAATCCCTGCAGAAATCCCTCCTTACCTTCGTGTGAAAGAGTACCCAGATTTTATGGACAAGCCCGACAAGACGACGTACCAATCGGAGCGGGTCATCGGGAAGCTCTACCGCGAGGTGAAGGATATCGCCCCTCACACATCTTCTGTGAAGAGCTTCACCATAGAAGTGGCTATAAAATCTTACGATAGTGACATGGAAGTCGAAGGATTCAGAGAGTACATTGACGAAGCCTTTGAGTACAAGACTGAGTATGATTACAAGCTGGGGAACTTGATGGACTACTATGGCATCAAGACTGAGGCTGAGATACTGAGCGGTGCCATCATGAAGACGTCAAAGACTTTTGATCGGAGGAAAGATGCAGATGCTATTGGGGCAGCCGTGAGGGCCCTTAGGAGTGAGGCTAGGTCGTGGTTCAAGAACGGAAGTGAATCGCGGGATGCCTATGCAATGGCTTCGGCTTGGTATCACGTGACTTATGATTCTTCTTTCTACGGCTGCTACAATGTGGGGATGAATAGGAGGGTTCACTACATCAGCTTTCCATGGTGTGTTTACGACAAGCTTGTCCAGATCAAGAGGGATTCACTTAATAGGCATTTCAGACGAGGTTTGAGCCTGGGATGA